The Magnolia sinica isolate HGM2019 chromosome 10, MsV1, whole genome shotgun sequence genome includes a window with the following:
- the LOC131217418 gene encoding uncharacterized protein LOC131217418, with the protein MLVLGVNSKRQRRPNVRLVEIGDGSAAFSCGIPQKLKGNWEKGLKLDRVSQFGASEPGVSPRVSAEAHNRENRNPNSGKTVWEFTCSDDVDVVKPELDFGEFNPNLDSGAASLTCDFGAGKPKSKSGAVNPKLGFGTVKPKLDFGTVTRRGRVMKRRGRSTRGNSGIGSVWNSRASPDISNRNDDFAIGLKDSSYQEASDMSKDACDNECFGPVSDMQMPGDLDGFQMWNGYCKESNGLSSDYGDFSDHKISKADRVMVVGTVVNSVGVWLEELGFGRYAGVFEMHEVDEETLPLLTLEDLKEMGINAVGPRRKIFTAIQLLKETSSAQ; encoded by the coding sequence ATGCTGGTTCTGGGTGTGAATTCGAAGAGGCAGAGGCGGCCGAACGTTAGGTTGGTAGAGATAGGAGATGGTTCGGCAGCCTTTTCTTGTGGCATTCCTCAGAAACTTAAAGGAAATTGGGAGAAGGGATTGAAACTGGATCGAGTCTCACAGTTCGGCGCCTCAGAACCTGGTGTCTCACCTAGGGTTTCGGCTGAGGCACATAATCGGGAGAATCGGAATCCTAATTCTGGCAAAACAGTCTGGGAATTCACGTGTTCAGACGACGTTGATGTGGTTAAGCCGGAGCTGGATTTTGGAGAGTTTAATCCGAATTTGGATTCAGGAGCAGCTAGCCTAACATGTGATTTTGGAGCTGGAAAGCCGAAATCGAAATCTGGAGCGGTTAACCCGAAATTGGGTTTTGGAACAGTCAAGCCAAAGTTGGATTTTGGAACAGTGACCCGAAGAGGCAGGGTCATGAAGCGCCGGGGGCGGAGCACGAGAGGCAACAGCGGGATTGGTAGTGTTTGGAATTCTAGGGCTAGTCCTGATATCAGTAATAGAAATGATGATTTTGCCATTGGTTTGAAGGATTCTTCGTATCAAGAAGCTTCTGATATGAGCAAAGACGCATGTGATAATGAGTGTTTTGGACCTGTTTCAGACATGCAGATGCCTGGCGATTTGGATGGCTTTCAGATGTGGAATGGTTATTGCAAGGAAAGCAATGGTTTGTCTTCTGACTATGGCGATTTCTCGGATCACAAGATCAGCAAGGCCGACAGGGTGATGGTCGTTGGCACGGTTGTAAATAGCGTTGGTGTGTGGCTGGAGGAGCTTGGGTTTGGTAGGTATGCTGGTGTGTtcgaaatgcatgaagttgatgAGGAGACGTTGCCTTTACTCACCTTGGAAGACCTC